The following are encoded in a window of Streptomyces sp. 11x1 genomic DNA:
- a CDS encoding nuclear transport factor 2 family protein → MHAFRKAVESGDMEAVAALLADDVVFTSPVAFKPYPGKAITAAILRGVSRVFEDFTYVREIANPDGRDHAFVFTATVAGKRLQGCDFLHFDDDGKIDEFTVMVRPLSAAQALSEAMGAQFEQIAREAAEG, encoded by the coding sequence ATGCACGCCTTCCGTAAGGCCGTGGAGAGCGGCGACATGGAGGCCGTCGCCGCCCTGCTGGCCGACGATGTCGTCTTCACCAGCCCGGTCGCGTTCAAGCCGTATCCGGGCAAGGCGATCACCGCCGCGATCCTGCGCGGTGTGTCCCGCGTCTTCGAGGACTTTACGTACGTCCGCGAGATCGCCAACCCCGACGGGCGCGACCACGCCTTCGTCTTCACCGCGACCGTCGCCGGCAAGCGGCTCCAGGGCTGCGACTTCCTGCACTTCGACGACGACGGGAAGATCGACGAGTTCACGGTGATGGTCCGACCGCTCTCCGCCGCCCAGGCGCTGTCCGAGGCGATGGGCGCACAGTTCGAGCAGATCGCCCGCGAGGCGGCCGAAGGCTGA
- a CDS encoding SGNH/GDSL hydrolase family protein — protein sequence MPSGAYLRYVALGDSQTEGLGDGDDRGPRGWADRLAERLDRHHPGLRYANLAVRGRKAGEVRAGQLAPALAMRPDLATVVAGVNDVLRPRVDLDEVAGHLEAMFAALTAQGATVATLTFPDVGRISPLARPIGRRVLALNDRVREAAGRHGVVVAETAVHAAAADPRLWSADRLHAGPLGHERIAAAVAQALDLPGSDDTWTLPLPVEEAPVAAWRAVGAEARWIGTFLGPWLGRRLRGRSSGDGRQAKRPTLTPLTAPTDQASGQDPRQGLSGRA from the coding sequence GTGCCGAGCGGTGCGTATCTGCGCTATGTCGCCCTGGGCGACAGTCAGACCGAGGGGCTCGGGGACGGTGACGACCGTGGTCCGCGGGGCTGGGCGGACCGGCTCGCCGAGCGGCTCGACCGGCACCACCCCGGCCTCAGGTACGCCAACCTCGCGGTCCGCGGCCGCAAGGCCGGCGAGGTGCGCGCCGGGCAGCTCGCCCCGGCGCTCGCGATGCGCCCCGACCTCGCCACCGTGGTCGCCGGAGTCAACGACGTGCTGCGCCCGCGCGTCGACCTCGACGAGGTGGCGGGCCATCTGGAGGCGATGTTCGCCGCCCTCACCGCCCAGGGCGCCACGGTCGCGACCCTCACCTTCCCCGACGTGGGGCGCATCTCCCCGCTGGCCCGCCCGATCGGCCGCCGGGTGCTCGCCCTCAACGACCGCGTCCGGGAGGCCGCAGGCCGTCATGGAGTGGTGGTCGCGGAGACGGCGGTGCACGCCGCGGCGGCCGACCCGCGACTGTGGAGCGCCGACCGGCTGCACGCTGGCCCGCTGGGGCACGAGCGCATCGCGGCCGCCGTGGCCCAGGCGCTCGACCTGCCGGGCAGCGACGACACCTGGACCCTGCCCCTGCCGGTCGAGGAGGCTCCCGTCGCCGCCTGGCGGGCGGTGGGTGCCGAGGCGCGCTGGATCGGTACCTTCCTCGGCCCCTGGCTCGGCCGCCGTCTGCGCGGCCGATCCTCGGGCGACGGCCGTCAGGCCAAGCGCCCCACCCTCACGCCCCTGACCGCACCCACTGACCAGGCGTCCGGCCAGGACCCCCGCCAGGGCCTGTCCGGCAGGGCCTAG
- a CDS encoding helix-turn-helix domain-containing protein — protein MLSVLELLAAEAPPARVRELVRGFGRGDPKPDREAVLRLERAESLALQVHSLFARRKQREAELSALVDTARDLTLPYELDTLMGTITRRTRGLLSMDMSYISFHDDGGNGSFVQSADGHASALTVGYRVPDESGLGRAATEKGVPIWTPDYLSDDSFRHTGVLDDVVRAEGIRAIIAAPLSVGGRTFGVLYAADRNVRHFSVNDVALMSSLGGLAAVAIDKTRALERSHADVVGLTDFRRLGETHSRLVDLALAGGGLQTLATEVADALDGAVLVRDMEHRSLASVGTLPEIDEEEARAAVRTAATVGAQRANQGRTGVWAVPVMAGSEELAVLLVHPRRPLDEAGVRRLRLAAQAVAVLLQVQRSEATAASPFRDELFDDLLALERRPLKQLELRASRLGIAHDQSFVLVVVRPEGGTAGRVASWAASYAHRVGGLRSIQSGCISLLVPMSAAPEPGWGAGDFARSVSDQLDGLLGHPATVGAGGPVRGLDRVRKAHQEAMRCMEALVALGNEGASASAADLGFLGVLLSDDRDVAAFVDSTIGPVLDYDAQRLTDLTRTLDAFFAAGGSPTNAAELLHVHPNTVSRRLERVAELLGADWSKPEKALDVQLALRLHRTNRILRHRRRARRTTEPSSQADSPQTFEPEPYTD, from the coding sequence ATGCTCTCCGTCCTCGAACTCCTCGCGGCGGAGGCCCCGCCGGCACGGGTGCGGGAACTCGTGAGAGGTTTCGGCCGCGGGGACCCGAAGCCGGACCGCGAGGCGGTCCTGCGACTGGAACGGGCCGAGAGCCTGGCCCTCCAGGTCCACTCGCTGTTCGCCCGCCGCAAGCAGCGAGAGGCGGAGCTGTCCGCGCTCGTCGACACGGCGCGCGATCTCACGCTGCCCTACGAGCTCGACACCCTCATGGGGACCATCACCCGGCGCACGCGCGGCCTGCTCAGCATGGACATGTCCTACATCAGCTTCCATGACGACGGCGGGAACGGGAGTTTCGTGCAGAGCGCGGACGGCCACGCCTCAGCCCTGACGGTCGGTTACCGAGTGCCCGACGAATCGGGCCTCGGCCGCGCGGCGACCGAGAAGGGCGTCCCCATCTGGACCCCCGACTACCTCTCCGACGACAGTTTCCGGCACACCGGCGTACTCGACGACGTGGTGCGAGCGGAGGGGATCCGAGCGATCATCGCCGCTCCGCTGTCGGTCGGCGGCCGCACGTTCGGCGTGCTGTATGCGGCCGACCGGAACGTGCGCCACTTCAGTGTCAACGACGTCGCCCTGATGAGTTCGCTCGGCGGCCTGGCGGCCGTGGCCATAGACAAGACCCGCGCCCTGGAGCGCAGCCACGCGGACGTCGTCGGCCTCACCGACTTCCGCCGCCTCGGGGAGACGCACAGCAGACTGGTCGACCTCGCCCTCGCGGGCGGCGGCCTGCAGACGCTGGCCACCGAGGTGGCCGACGCCCTGGACGGGGCCGTGCTCGTGCGGGACATGGAACATCGCTCGCTCGCCTCCGTCGGGACGCTGCCCGAGATCGACGAGGAGGAGGCACGGGCGGCCGTCCGGACGGCCGCCACGGTCGGCGCACAGCGCGCGAACCAGGGCCGAACGGGGGTGTGGGCCGTGCCGGTCATGGCGGGCAGCGAGGAACTCGCCGTACTGCTGGTGCACCCGCGGCGGCCGCTGGACGAAGCCGGTGTACGCCGCTTGCGCCTTGCGGCACAGGCCGTCGCCGTTCTCCTCCAGGTCCAGCGCAGTGAGGCGACAGCGGCGAGCCCCTTCCGTGACGAGTTGTTCGACGACCTGCTGGCCCTTGAGCGACGACCGCTCAAACAGCTCGAACTGCGGGCGAGCAGACTGGGCATCGCCCACGACCAGTCGTTCGTCCTGGTGGTCGTGCGCCCCGAGGGCGGTACCGCCGGGCGCGTCGCGAGCTGGGCGGCCTCGTACGCGCACCGCGTGGGCGGACTCCGCAGCATCCAGAGCGGGTGCATCTCCCTGCTGGTGCCCATGTCGGCCGCCCCCGAGCCCGGCTGGGGAGCGGGGGACTTCGCCCGGTCGGTCTCCGACCAGCTGGACGGGCTGCTGGGACACCCGGCCACGGTGGGCGCGGGCGGGCCGGTCCGGGGGCTGGACCGGGTGCGCAAGGCCCATCAGGAGGCCATGCGCTGTATGGAGGCGCTGGTCGCGCTCGGCAACGAGGGGGCCAGCGCGTCGGCGGCGGACCTGGGCTTCCTCGGCGTGCTGCTCTCGGACGACCGCGACGTGGCCGCGTTCGTCGACTCCACGATCGGGCCGGTGCTCGACTACGACGCACAGCGGCTGACGGATCTGACGAGAACCCTGGACGCGTTCTTCGCCGCGGGCGGCAGTCCGACCAACGCGGCGGAACTGCTGCACGTGCACCCCAACACGGTCTCCCGGCGCCTGGAGCGCGTGGCCGAACTCCTCGGCGCGGACTGGTCGAAGCCGGAGAAGGCACTCGACGTGCAACTGGCTCTGCGCCTCCACCGGACGAATCGCATCCTGCGCCACCGGAGGCGGGCCCGCCGGACGACGGAGCCCTCCTCTCAGGCGGACAGCCCGCAGACCTTCGAGCCCGAGCCGTACACCGACTGA
- a CDS encoding antibiotic biosynthesis monooxygenase yields the protein MSDHSEAAVAPVEAYEPPYYVAVFTTVRTEDQEGYAETNARMEELVKSLPGYLGMDHAQTPGGLGITVSYFRDADALTRWRTDVEHRTAQKRGRAQWYQSYSLHVAKVERSHGFTRAGAPRNPAVD from the coding sequence ATGAGCGATCACTCAGAAGCAGCTGTCGCGCCCGTCGAGGCCTACGAACCCCCTTACTACGTGGCTGTGTTCACCACCGTGCGGACCGAGGATCAGGAGGGCTACGCGGAGACGAACGCGCGTATGGAGGAGCTGGTGAAGTCCCTCCCCGGCTACCTCGGGATGGACCATGCGCAGACCCCCGGCGGGCTGGGCATCACCGTCAGCTACTTCCGTGACGCCGACGCGCTGACGCGGTGGCGTACCGACGTCGAGCACCGCACGGCGCAGAAGCGCGGGCGTGCCCAGTGGTACCAGAGCTACTCGCTGCATGTGGCGAAGGTGGAGCGGAGCCACGGGTTCACGCGAGCGGGGGCCCCGCGGAACCCGGCAGTGGACTGA
- a CDS encoding thiamine pyrophosphate-dependent enzyme has translation MTRRPDVLEAVVAHGHDSPVVSTTGYTCREAFAAGDAPNHLYMTGSMGMASVIGVGIARRTHRTTVVVDGDGAFLMNPGALMVVKQYGPENLLHLVLDNGGYESTGGQESSSALFDIPLMAMAMGYRACTRIEDPADLRRRLPELVRTPRGPHLVYVPTEPAPAGSSPRIAVDPAANFLRFRDWMTGPRKVEV, from the coding sequence GTGACGCGGCGACCGGACGTGCTGGAGGCGGTCGTGGCCCACGGACACGACAGCCCTGTCGTGTCCACCACGGGCTACACGTGCCGGGAGGCCTTCGCCGCGGGCGACGCGCCGAACCACCTGTACATGACGGGCTCCATGGGGATGGCCTCGGTGATCGGTGTGGGAATCGCCCGGCGGACGCACCGGACCACGGTGGTGGTCGACGGGGACGGCGCCTTCCTCATGAACCCCGGGGCGCTGATGGTCGTGAAGCAGTACGGGCCGGAGAACCTCCTCCACCTCGTCCTCGACAACGGCGGCTACGAGTCGACCGGCGGCCAGGAATCGTCCAGCGCCCTGTTCGACATCCCCCTGATGGCCATGGCCATGGGCTACCGCGCGTGCACACGGATCGAGGACCCGGCGGACCTCCGTCGACGACTGCCGGAGCTCGTCCGCACCCCCCGGGGGCCGCATCTGGTGTACGTCCCCACGGAGCCCGCGCCCGCCGGGAGCAGTCCACGGATCGCGGTGGACCCCGCGGCCAACTTCCTGCGCTTCCGCGACTGGATGACCGGTCCACGAAAGGTGGAGGTATGA
- a CDS encoding helix-turn-helix domain-containing protein, producing the protein MRERQAETPYRVAVLVTDETSAFEVGMATAVFGPYLGDLIPGRYELRLCAERPTSVPLAGGAVLTTRYGLRQLRTAHTVIVPSSADLDVPPSDALIEELRAAHRAGARIVSTCTGAYKLAAAGLLDGRRATTHWRWAGLLRTRHPLVEVDPNPLYVDEGDVLTGAGSAASLDLFLHLVRKDFGTELANTVARRLVIQPHRDGDQAQYIEASVAAPPEDDGLARSMAWALKNLGGPITVGTLAREARMSERSYLRHFARSQGISPIRWLISQRVRASLPLLETSQASVEEVSAAVGFESPVTYRHHFTKIMRTSPSAYRRGFRTVQVGREAAGPDALRTVAP; encoded by the coding sequence ATGAGAGAGCGGCAGGCAGAGACCCCTTACCGGGTCGCCGTGCTGGTGACGGACGAGACCTCGGCCTTCGAGGTCGGCATGGCCACGGCCGTCTTCGGCCCGTACCTGGGCGACCTGATCCCCGGACGCTACGAGCTGCGGCTCTGCGCGGAGCGGCCCACCTCCGTCCCCCTGGCGGGCGGTGCCGTGCTGACCACGCGCTATGGGCTGCGGCAGCTGCGCACCGCCCACACCGTCATCGTGCCCAGCAGCGCCGATCTGGACGTACCGCCGTCCGACGCGCTGATCGAGGAGTTGCGCGCCGCGCACCGGGCCGGTGCGCGCATCGTCTCCACGTGCACGGGCGCCTACAAGCTGGCGGCGGCCGGACTGCTGGACGGCCGGCGCGCCACCACGCACTGGCGGTGGGCCGGCCTGCTGCGCACCCGCCACCCGCTGGTCGAGGTGGATCCGAATCCGCTGTACGTGGACGAGGGCGATGTCCTGACCGGTGCCGGCAGTGCCGCCAGTCTGGATCTGTTCCTGCACCTGGTGCGCAAGGACTTCGGGACGGAGCTGGCCAATACGGTGGCACGCCGCCTGGTGATCCAGCCGCACCGGGACGGCGACCAGGCGCAGTACATCGAGGCGTCGGTGGCGGCCCCGCCGGAGGACGACGGGCTCGCGCGGAGCATGGCGTGGGCGCTGAAGAACCTGGGCGGACCGATCACGGTGGGCACGCTGGCCCGCGAGGCGCGGATGTCCGAGCGCAGCTATCTGCGGCATTTCGCGAGGAGCCAGGGGATCTCACCGATCCGCTGGCTGATCTCGCAGCGGGTCCGCGCGAGCCTGCCGCTGCTGGAGACCTCACAGGCCTCCGTGGAGGAGGTCTCGGCCGCTGTCGGCTTCGAGTCACCCGTGACCTACCGACACCACTTCACCAAGATCATGCGCACCTCGCCGTCGGCCTACCGCCGAGGCTTCCGCACGGTCCAGGTGGGCAGGGAGGCGGCTGGGCCCGATGCGCTCCGTACGGTAGCGCCATGA
- a CDS encoding EamA family transporter: MREGQRERRASVVPDTTAGPGVPPTLMVLGGIVALELGAALAKLLFPLAGVAGVVALRLLFAAVVLAAVMRASPRAVRDRATLGLVLLIGTLLALHHLAFYAAVDRLPLGVAVTIEFTGPLAIALFSSMRPRGLLWAGLAAVGVCLTALADTTGPVGVTGVLLAVGAAVTWGGYILVSSALGRRTADGRWLTVATAWAALLTLPPALTTSGTRLLDPWVLLGCLGVALLCEVVSYSLQNNALRRMPAQGFSVLMSLEPAVAALLGLLILGQAVSAWQIAGIVAVVLASIGNTLAPGRK; encoded by the coding sequence ATGAGGGAGGGCCAACGCGAGAGGCGGGCCTCCGTGGTGCCGGACACGACCGCGGGGCCGGGCGTGCCGCCCACCCTGATGGTGCTCGGTGGCATCGTCGCCCTGGAGCTGGGCGCCGCCCTCGCCAAACTGCTGTTCCCCCTCGCCGGTGTGGCGGGAGTGGTGGCCCTGCGGCTCCTGTTCGCGGCCGTCGTCCTGGCGGCCGTCATGCGGGCGTCCCCGCGCGCCGTGCGCGACCGAGCGACGCTCGGGCTCGTCCTGCTCATCGGAACCCTGCTGGCCCTGCACCATCTGGCGTTCTACGCGGCCGTCGACCGGCTGCCGTTGGGGGTCGCCGTCACCATCGAGTTCACCGGCCCCCTGGCGATCGCCCTGTTCTCCTCGATGCGACCACGCGGTCTGCTGTGGGCGGGGCTGGCCGCGGTGGGGGTCTGTCTCACCGCGCTGGCCGACACGACGGGTCCGGTGGGTGTTACCGGGGTGCTGCTGGCCGTCGGGGCGGCGGTGACCTGGGGCGGCTACATCCTCGTCTCCTCGGCCCTGGGGCGCCGGACCGCGGACGGGCGATGGCTGACGGTCGCGACCGCGTGGGCCGCCCTCCTGACGCTTCCCCCGGCCCTGACCACCTCCGGCACCCGGTTGCTCGACCCCTGGGTGCTGCTGGGCTGTCTCGGCGTGGCCCTCCTGTGCGAAGTCGTGTCCTACTCGCTGCAGAACAACGCCCTGCGCCGCATGCCGGCGCAGGGCTTCTCTGTCCTGATGAGCCTGGAGCCCGCCGTCGCCGCGCTTCTCGGGCTGCTGATCCTCGGCCAGGCCGTCTCCGCCTGGCAGATCGCCGGGATCGTGGCGGTCGTGCTCGCCTCCATCGGCAACACGCTGGCGCCCGGCCGGAAGTGA
- a CDS encoding DUF6002 family protein, protein MTTALTSHATFDSEIRTTSSDSLIVRYYRGIRLVSERLRDRAPGDTFTPAFDYPELNDTWEEFFSVARASWTGLDDYGDKRLTLLDLTRNPATRTGKTPASLLMVARAVRHIRRTGEPVLLFTPSSGNKAIALRDAVGRALRLGLADPDELRIVTLTPRGTLYKFRRDPLIDSDELRRLNPLMVYEGDDPAAVKRIGAEFTRVLSAPGHGPWRVWQSLNIANYQAADCCRAFFEYEFGDGPGRRLHAHAVSSAYGLLGYQRGLDLLASLGLPVRQPGFLLVQHSETSDMVRHFLRARTGEEPRVEYRHDSRTGLLRQDASPHFPRTTWSERENLEPTFYTKEPPTAPEMTGLMKAHGGSGVIVSLQECLARYGEVRRYLRGTGCELPDDPRTLGEWSLVMALTGVFNAVDRGLADGFGDLVVHGSGVYHRPVGEGVRPDQVQVVTDAQHMALLVSEAR, encoded by the coding sequence ATGACGACCGCCCTCACGTCGCACGCGACGTTCGACTCGGAGATCAGGACGACCTCGTCGGACAGCCTGATCGTGCGCTACTACCGCGGGATCCGGCTGGTGTCCGAGAGGCTTCGCGACAGGGCGCCCGGCGACACCTTCACCCCCGCGTTCGACTACCCGGAGCTGAACGACACCTGGGAGGAGTTCTTCAGCGTCGCGCGAGCGTCGTGGACGGGGCTCGACGACTACGGCGACAAGCGGCTGACGCTCCTGGACCTGACGAGGAATCCCGCGACCCGCACCGGCAAGACCCCCGCCTCGCTGCTGATGGTGGCGCGAGCCGTCCGCCACATCCGGCGCACCGGCGAACCGGTCCTGCTCTTCACCCCCTCGTCGGGCAACAAGGCGATCGCCCTGCGGGACGCGGTCGGGCGGGCCCTTCGGCTGGGGCTGGCGGACCCCGACGAACTGCGCATCGTGACGCTGACCCCGCGGGGGACGCTCTACAAGTTCCGCCGCGACCCGCTCATCGACTCCGACGAGCTGCGGCGTCTGAACCCGTTGATGGTGTACGAAGGCGACGATCCGGCCGCGGTGAAGAGGATCGGCGCGGAGTTCACGCGCGTGCTGTCGGCTCCCGGGCACGGGCCGTGGCGTGTCTGGCAGTCCTTGAACATCGCCAACTACCAGGCTGCGGACTGCTGCCGGGCCTTCTTCGAATACGAGTTCGGTGACGGGCCCGGCCGCCGGCTGCATGCCCACGCGGTGTCCAGCGCCTACGGACTCCTCGGCTACCAGCGCGGCCTCGACCTGCTGGCGAGTCTGGGCCTGCCGGTGCGTCAGCCCGGCTTCCTGCTGGTGCAGCACTCCGAGACGAGCGACATGGTGCGGCACTTCCTGCGTGCCCGGACGGGCGAGGAGCCCCGCGTCGAGTACCGGCACGACAGCCGCACCGGACTGCTGCGACAGGACGCCTCGCCCCACTTTCCGCGGACCACCTGGTCCGAACGGGAGAACCTGGAGCCGACCTTCTACACCAAGGAGCCCCCGACCGCGCCCGAGATGACCGGGCTGATGAAGGCGCACGGCGGCTCGGGCGTCATCGTGTCGCTGCAGGAGTGCCTGGCCCGCTACGGCGAGGTGCGGCGGTATCTGCGCGGCACCGGCTGTGAGCTGCCCGACGACCCGCGCACGCTCGGGGAGTGGTCGCTGGTCATGGCGCTGACCGGTGTCTTCAACGCTGTCGACCGAGGACTGGCCGACGGCTTCGGCGACCTCGTGGTCCACGGCTCCGGGGTCTATCACCGGCCCGTGGGCGAAGGTGTACGACCGGACCAGGTACAGGTGGTGACCGACGCGCAGCACATGGCCCTGCTGGTCTCCGAGGCCCGGTGA
- a CDS encoding transposase — translation MEDIATQLCAVLFTEFRRYDQRIQARQYLDGLLSAEGRKSIANIASAVGAPRDAQRLHHFVSSSRWEWTPLRRALARFLQTTGPASAWVLKPVSIRKTGEHSVGVGRHFSPDTRQLVNGQQAYGMWFASPSVTAPVSWRLRLTGRWSDDAAADTGRYDTVTGLLDDVRRWSDPPRPALLDVRGVPEEEGLVTRRLEAGFPLVVRIGGRMRIAAEHPTSGGHGPCVAPAQRILDRALRSRHTRSPTGGGRPDTAFVTTPVRLAGQGPGRGPLTALGVWHDLRHPPSQVWLTNVPALSAPALLNLTRLSGRAEQGWRTLGEAVGLRDFEGRSLEGWHRHMTLASCAYAISALTAADAAGQSVYGSGSKVCGLSA, via the coding sequence ATGGAAGACATCGCCACCCAGCTGTGCGCCGTCCTGTTCACGGAGTTTCGCCGCTACGACCAGCGCATCCAGGCGCGGCAGTACCTGGACGGGCTGCTGAGCGCCGAGGGACGCAAGTCCATCGCCAACATCGCGTCGGCCGTCGGAGCACCCCGTGACGCCCAGCGGCTGCACCACTTCGTCAGCAGCTCGCGCTGGGAGTGGACGCCGCTGCGCCGGGCCCTCGCCCGCTTCCTCCAGACGACGGGACCCGCGTCGGCCTGGGTGCTGAAACCGGTGTCGATCCGCAAGACCGGCGAACACAGTGTGGGGGTGGGCCGGCACTTCTCGCCCGACACCCGTCAGCTCGTCAACGGCCAGCAGGCGTACGGCATGTGGTTCGCGTCCCCGAGCGTGACCGCACCGGTCAGCTGGCGCCTGAGGCTGACCGGGCGGTGGAGCGACGACGCGGCGGCGGACACCGGCCGGTACGACACCGTCACCGGGCTCCTGGACGACGTACGCCGCTGGAGCGACCCGCCGCGGCCGGCGCTGCTCGATGTGCGCGGCGTACCGGAGGAGGAAGGTCTCGTGACACGGCGTCTGGAGGCCGGGTTCCCGCTCGTGGTGCGGATCGGCGGGCGGATGCGGATCGCGGCGGAACATCCGACGTCGGGAGGTCACGGCCCCTGCGTCGCCCCCGCGCAGCGGATCCTCGACAGGGCGCTGCGATCGCGGCACACCCGGTCGCCCACGGGAGGCGGTCGGCCGGACACGGCGTTCGTGACCACCCCGGTGCGCCTCGCCGGCCAAGGGCCGGGCCGCGGGCCGCTCACCGCCCTCGGGGTCTGGCACGACCTGCGCCACCCGCCGTCGCAGGTGTGGCTGACCAATGTGCCCGCCCTCTCCGCGCCCGCGTTGCTGAACCTCACCCGGTTGTCCGGGAGAGCCGAGCAGGGCTGGCGCACCCTTGGCGAGGCGGTGGGACTGCGCGACTTCGAGGGCCGGTCGCTGGAGGGCTGGCACCGGCACATGACCCTGGCCTCCTGCGCCTACGCGATCTCCGCCCTGACTGCGGCGGACGCCGCCGGTCAGTCGGTGTACGGCTCGGGCTCGAAGGTCTGCGGGCTGTCCGCCTGA
- the panD gene encoding aspartate 1-decarboxylase yields the protein MKRELLKSKIHRATVTQADLHYIGSITLDPDLMEKADILPHEKVDVVVLNNGARWTTYALPGPRGSGVIGINGPTTRLALPGDLVIIMAYAGVTEEETKTHEPRVLFVDGSNKIIHEGTDPAAAPEGTGTFRGDQLKEPHPSAPHPAAR from the coding sequence GTGAAGCGTGAACTGCTCAAGTCGAAGATCCACCGGGCGACCGTGACCCAGGCGGACCTGCACTACATCGGTTCGATCACCCTCGACCCCGACCTCATGGAGAAGGCCGACATCCTGCCGCACGAAAAAGTGGACGTCGTCGTCCTCAACAACGGCGCGCGCTGGACGACCTACGCCCTTCCGGGCCCCCGCGGGAGCGGTGTCATCGGGATCAACGGCCCGACCACCCGGCTCGCGCTGCCGGGCGACCTCGTGATCATCATGGCGTACGCCGGCGTCACCGAGGAGGAGACCAAGACGCACGAGCCCCGGGTCCTCTTCGTCGACGGTTCGAACAAGATCATTCACGAGGGCACCGACCCGGCCGCCGCCCCCGAGGGAACGGGCACCTTCCGCGGCGACCAGCTGAAGGAACCTCACCCCTCCGCCCCGCACCCCGCGGCACGGTAG
- a CDS encoding PadR family transcriptional regulator: MALRNAVMAALLEGEASGYDLAKAFDATVANFWMSTPQQLYRELERMEAEGLVTARVVEQARRPNKRLFSLTRAGREAVRAYTAEPPGKPEVIRDELMVKVQCVDVGDSEAVRAAITQRMEWATTKLAHYERLRQRLLDGRSEEAYFTEAERVGPYLTLLRGMSLERENLQWGDMALRRLDQRAAAARPRV; encoded by the coding sequence ATGGCTTTGCGGAACGCGGTGATGGCCGCGCTGCTGGAGGGCGAGGCATCCGGATACGACCTCGCGAAGGCGTTCGACGCGACGGTCGCCAACTTCTGGATGTCGACTCCCCAGCAGCTCTACCGGGAGCTGGAACGCATGGAGGCCGAAGGGCTGGTCACGGCCCGCGTCGTCGAACAGGCACGCCGCCCCAACAAGCGCCTGTTCTCGCTGACCCGGGCCGGGCGCGAGGCCGTGCGCGCCTACACCGCCGAGCCGCCCGGGAAGCCGGAGGTGATCCGGGACGAGCTGATGGTCAAGGTGCAGTGCGTGGACGTCGGCGACAGCGAGGCGGTTCGGGCCGCCATCACCCAGCGCATGGAGTGGGCCACCACCAAGCTCGCCCACTACGAGAGGCTGCGCCAACGCCTCCTCGACGGACGCTCGGAGGAGGCCTACTTCACCGAGGCCGAACGCGTCGGCCCGTACCTCACACTGCTGCGCGGGATGTCCCTGGAGCGGGAGAACCTGCAGTGGGGGGACATGGCCCTGCGCAGACTCGACCAGCGCGCGGCCGCGGCGCGCCCTCGCGTCTAG
- a CDS encoding alpha/beta fold hydrolase — translation MHDWELPETFESRSGTVRWNRLGPREGEPVVLLHGTPFSSYVWREIASALADRGHQVFVWDMPGYGASEKAEGQDVSLAAQGEVFAELVAHWRLSAPSVVAHDFGGCVSLRAHLLHDVPYRRLALVDPVALAPWGSPFFRLVGEYAHVFEQLPPALHRALVREYIASASHAGLRPEAADALAWPWTDETGQAAFYRQIAQADQRHTDEIQGRYRDIGVPVTVCWGEEDSWIPVAKAHELVSLIPGARLRLIPGAGHLVPLDATTRLLDALVAFLSEDDGATET, via the coding sequence TTGCACGACTGGGAGTTGCCCGAGACCTTTGAAAGCCGGTCGGGGACAGTCCGATGGAACCGGCTGGGACCACGAGAGGGTGAACCCGTCGTGCTGTTGCACGGCACCCCGTTCTCCTCGTACGTGTGGCGGGAGATCGCCTCCGCGCTCGCCGACCGGGGCCATCAGGTGTTCGTCTGGGACATGCCCGGCTACGGTGCGTCCGAGAAGGCCGAGGGCCAGGACGTCTCCCTCGCGGCGCAGGGCGAGGTCTTCGCCGAGTTGGTGGCGCACTGGCGGCTGTCGGCCCCGTCCGTGGTCGCCCACGACTTCGGTGGCTGTGTCTCCCTCAGGGCCCATCTGCTGCACGACGTTCCCTACCGTCGCCTGGCGCTCGTCGATCCGGTGGCCCTCGCACCGTGGGGCTCACCGTTCTTCCGGCTGGTCGGCGAGTACGCGCACGTGTTCGAGCAGTTGCCGCCCGCACTGCACCGCGCGCTCGTGCGCGAGTACATCGCCTCGGCGAGCCACGCGGGGCTGCGCCCCGAGGCGGCCGACGCCCTGGCCTGGCCCTGGACGGACGAGACGGGACAAGCGGCGTTCTACCGGCAGATCGCCCAGGCCGACCAGCGCCACACCGACGAGATCCAGGGGCGGTACCGGGACATCGGTGTCCCCGTCACCGTGTGCTGGGGCGAGGAGGACTCCTGGATCCCCGTCGCGAAGGCCCATGAACTGGTGTCACTGATCCCCGGCGCGCGGCTGCGGCTCATCCCCGGCGCGGGCCATCTGGTGCCACTGGATGCGACCACGCGCCTGCTCGACGCACTGGTCGCCTTCCTCTCCGAGGACGACGGGGCGACGGAGACGTGA